The following are encoded in a window of Rhizobium sp. WYJ-E13 genomic DNA:
- a CDS encoding flagellin produces MTSINTNNSAMAALQTLRSVGSSLNHTQNVVSSGYRVQKASDNAAYWSIATTMRSDNKALGAVEDAMGISAAKVDTAYTAMDSAIDVMSEIKAKLVAATEKGVDKTKVGEELEQLKDQLKSISQSASFSGQNWLYKGVNAPPSGVPIEQLVSSFNRGSNGTVSVGTIAVDVDKLALISDQADYGGLLTMRVTVQQPNVSGVGTTPTDWFLIRSQAGSAGNEMKLTSSTTTQDVQGMLMAADTYLTKMTSFAAKLGAVSARIDQAHDFVTKLSDSIDSGVGRLVDANMEDESSRLSALQTQQQLAIQSLSIANSSSQNLLSLFRG; encoded by the coding sequence ATGACGTCGATCAATACCAATAATTCGGCAATGGCTGCTTTGCAGACGCTTAGAAGCGTCGGCTCCAGTCTCAACCATACGCAGAATGTCGTCTCTTCCGGCTACCGGGTACAGAAGGCATCCGACAATGCCGCCTACTGGTCGATCGCCACGACCATGCGCTCTGACAACAAGGCGCTGGGCGCCGTCGAGGATGCAATGGGCATCAGCGCCGCCAAGGTCGATACGGCCTACACGGCCATGGATTCCGCTATCGACGTCATGTCCGAAATCAAGGCCAAGCTGGTGGCCGCTACCGAAAAGGGCGTCGACAAGACCAAGGTCGGCGAGGAGCTCGAACAGCTCAAGGACCAGCTGAAAAGCATCTCGCAGTCGGCAAGCTTCAGCGGCCAGAACTGGCTCTACAAGGGTGTCAATGCGCCGCCGAGCGGTGTGCCGATCGAGCAGCTCGTTTCTTCCTTCAATCGCGGCAGCAATGGTACGGTTTCCGTCGGCACGATCGCAGTCGATGTCGACAAGCTGGCGCTGATCAGCGACCAGGCAGATTACGGCGGCCTGCTGACCATGCGCGTCACCGTGCAGCAGCCGAATGTCAGCGGCGTCGGCACCACGCCCACAGACTGGTTCCTGATCCGCTCGCAGGCAGGCTCGGCCGGCAACGAGATGAAGCTGACTTCCTCGACCACGACGCAGGATGTCCAGGGCATGCTGATGGCGGCCGACACCTATCTGACGAAGATGACCTCTTTCGCCGCCAAGCTTGGCGCGGTTTCAGCCCGTATCGACCAGGCCCATGATTTCGTCACCAAGCTCAGCGACTCCATCGATTCCGGTGTCGGCCGTCTCGTCGATGCGAATATGGAAGACGAATCCAGCCGGCTTTCTGCGCTGCAGACGCAGCAGCAGCTTGCCATCCAGTCGCTGTCGATCGCCAACAGTTCTTCCCAGAACCTGCTCAGCCTCTTCCGCGGCTAG
- a CDS encoding ADP-ribosylation/crystallin J1 — protein MSDITITLWRPVGPEELALVRELGMRGFPPRLPDQPIFYPVLSEDYAIKIARDWNVPRSGTGFVTKFEVRKDYLDGYAVQEAGGRAHLEYWIPAEEMNSFNAAIVGHIEVIKSFP, from the coding sequence ATGAGCGATATAACCATCACCCTCTGGCGCCCGGTAGGCCCCGAAGAACTGGCGCTCGTGCGCGAGCTCGGCATGCGCGGATTTCCGCCCCGCCTACCCGACCAGCCGATCTTCTATCCTGTGCTTTCGGAAGACTATGCCATCAAGATTGCCCGCGACTGGAACGTGCCGAGAAGCGGCACGGGCTTCGTGACCAAATTCGAGGTCCGCAAGGATTATCTCGATGGCTACGCCGTGCAGGAAGCCGGCGGCCGGGCACATCTCGAATATTGGATACCCGCCGAGGAGATGAACAGCTTCAATGCCGCCATCGTCGGCCATATCGAGGTAATCAAGAGCTTCCCGTAA
- a CDS encoding GNAT family N-acetyltransferase, whose translation MLIRPARAEDRDAIWTILEPVIRAGETYTLDRDMSEADALNYWLGPDKETFVADDGGNVVGTYYIKANQAGGGNHVCNCGYMTAPAAAGQGVARIMHQHSLAHARQRGFRAMQFNFVVSSNERAVRLWQSLDFQVVGRLPGAFNHPDLGYVDALVMFREL comes from the coding sequence ATGCTGATCCGACCTGCCAGAGCGGAAGACCGCGACGCCATCTGGACCATCCTGGAACCTGTCATCCGGGCGGGCGAGACCTATACGCTCGACCGCGACATGAGCGAAGCCGATGCGCTTAACTATTGGCTCGGCCCCGACAAGGAGACATTCGTCGCCGATGACGGCGGCAACGTCGTCGGCACCTATTATATCAAGGCCAATCAGGCCGGTGGCGGTAATCACGTCTGCAATTGCGGCTATATGACCGCGCCGGCTGCGGCGGGCCAGGGTGTGGCGCGCATCATGCACCAGCACTCGCTTGCCCATGCGCGCCAGCGCGGCTTCCGGGCCATGCAGTTCAATTTCGTCGTCAGTTCCAACGAGCGGGCAGTGCGGCTGTGGCAGTCGCTCGATTTTCAGGTTGTCGGCCGGCTTCCGGGGGCGTTCAATCATCCCGATCTCGGCTATGTCGATGCGCTCGTGATGTTCAGGGAACTCTAG
- a CDS encoding response regulator, which produces MKIDDLGLLAGKHLLIVESGDMVADAVRLALEKAGVVIVGPASSAEIGLALLDMARIDGAILDIRIEGDVVFPLAERLQDAQIPFVFAMPHADADIAAGYGGYLLSENLSALAEIAKALFASREDGG; this is translated from the coding sequence ATGAAGATCGACGATCTCGGGCTTCTGGCGGGTAAGCATTTGCTCATTGTCGAAAGCGGTGACATGGTCGCCGATGCGGTGCGGCTTGCGCTGGAAAAGGCCGGGGTCGTCATCGTCGGACCTGCGTCATCAGCGGAAATCGGCCTGGCGCTGCTCGATATGGCCAGGATCGACGGCGCCATTCTGGATATACGCATCGAGGGCGACGTGGTGTTTCCGCTCGCCGAGCGGCTGCAGGATGCCCAGATACCCTTTGTTTTTGCGATGCCTCATGCCGATGCGGATATCGCCGCAGGATATGGCGGCTATTTGCTCAGCGAGAACCTCTCCGCACTCGCCGAGATCGCCAAGGCGCTCTTTGCGTCGCGCGAAGACGGCGGCTGA
- a CDS encoding extensin family protein: protein MAFLSLLRRSVLPALLSAALTTCSISDGLVPPENVDSSTRVSSISPARGGAVRMAPVQSQQPYPGVSTPVGNTQGQIDYLDTPNLAGSGTQQSAPMTTPQQGQQVASNGNWGGVKPLAIPPGGVNMDEELGAGAENEPVVGLAQDEQQQIAEGDATQPVVDGIGTDNPRQLNQRSVPQPVAASQMSRAPMRAASNGAQTWSDGSPVLAPTRVPEEDEPEQVAMIRPNNPMMSEPAAPVDPGVMPASELSCRRELKRMGVIFEDRPPISNGPSCQVPYPVSLKGLSGNIGVKPAVVLNCQVTLAFAKWVKNELAPSARFRYWSGIQTIEPLGGYSCRRMNNSRQRYNPISEHAKGNAIDVGKFVLKNGHKIDVRKKGLFSFREGRLLKAVRSDSCNYFTTVLGPGYNPEHWNHFHFDLMSRRSGKTVCK, encoded by the coding sequence ATGGCGTTTCTTTCCCTTCTTCGGCGCTCCGTCCTGCCGGCCCTGCTTTCGGCGGCATTGACGACCTGTTCGATCAGCGATGGGCTGGTGCCGCCCGAGAATGTCGACAGCAGCACGCGTGTCAGCTCCATTTCGCCGGCACGCGGCGGGGCGGTGCGCATGGCGCCGGTCCAAAGTCAGCAACCCTATCCCGGCGTAAGCACGCCTGTCGGCAATACGCAGGGGCAGATCGACTATCTCGATACGCCTAATCTTGCCGGATCAGGGACACAGCAATCTGCGCCCATGACCACGCCGCAACAGGGCCAGCAGGTCGCCTCAAACGGCAACTGGGGCGGCGTGAAGCCGCTCGCCATCCCCCCTGGTGGCGTCAACATGGATGAGGAGCTCGGCGCCGGAGCTGAGAATGAGCCTGTCGTCGGGCTGGCACAGGACGAGCAGCAGCAGATCGCCGAGGGCGACGCCACCCAGCCCGTCGTCGACGGTATCGGCACGGACAATCCGAGACAACTGAACCAGCGCAGCGTGCCGCAGCCGGTCGCAGCCAGCCAGATGAGCCGCGCGCCGATGCGTGCGGCGAGTAACGGCGCTCAGACCTGGAGCGACGGCAGCCCGGTTCTGGCGCCGACACGGGTGCCGGAAGAGGATGAGCCGGAACAGGTCGCCATGATCAGGCCGAACAATCCCATGATGAGCGAGCCGGCGGCGCCCGTCGATCCCGGTGTCATGCCGGCTTCCGAGCTTTCCTGCCGCCGCGAATTGAAACGCATGGGCGTGATCTTCGAGGACCGACCGCCGATCTCCAACGGGCCATCCTGCCAGGTGCCGTATCCCGTGTCACTGAAGGGGCTCTCCGGCAATATCGGCGTCAAGCCGGCGGTCGTCCTCAACTGCCAGGTTACACTCGCCTTCGCCAAATGGGTGAAGAACGAGCTCGCACCATCAGCCCGCTTCCGTTACTGGAGCGGCATTCAGACCATCGAGCCGCTCGGCGGCTATTCCTGCCGGCGCATGAACAACAGCCGCCAGAGATACAATCCGATTTCTGAGCATGCGAAGGGTAATGCCATCGATGTCGGCAAGTTCGTACTGAAGAACGGCCACAAGATCGACGTGCGCAAGAAGGGGCTGTTCTCCTTCCGCGAAGGGCGCCTGTTGAAGGCCGTGCGCAGCGATAGCTGCAATTATTTCACGACCGTGCTCGGCCCGGGCTACAATCCGGAGCACTGGAACCATTTCCACTTCGACCTGATGTCGCGCAGGAGCGGAAAGACCGTTTGTAAGTAG
- a CDS encoding DUF982 domain-containing protein: MSDWTIPLHIRLPGQESLITVRGTGHAAALLAEKWPVTYGLAFENALASFAAVSEGELLPDEAREAFVDAADAVGVLCIDDEA; the protein is encoded by the coding sequence ATGTCAGATTGGACCATACCGCTGCATATCCGGCTTCCGGGGCAGGAGAGCCTCATCACCGTGCGTGGAACAGGCCACGCGGCAGCACTTCTCGCCGAAAAGTGGCCTGTCACCTACGGTCTGGCCTTCGAGAATGCGCTGGCCTCCTTTGCGGCCGTCTCGGAAGGCGAGCTTCTGCCAGACGAGGCGCGGGAAGCCTTCGTCGATGCGGCCGATGCCGTCGGCGTGCTCTGCATCGATGACGAAGCCTGA
- a CDS encoding sigma-70 family RNA polymerase sigma factor has protein sequence MKHSRDVLQEEVVTLIPALRAFARTFYRSSADADDLVQETLVRALGNIEQFKQGTRMKSWLFTIMRNAFCTRFRLRQRETLGSEECASSQGSVPADQEWHLRGHELEAACGHLPEPYRAAFAFIFVDGRSYEEAADHFHCPIGTIKSRVNRARHRIADDIGYHH, from the coding sequence ATGAAACATTCCCGCGACGTTCTTCAAGAGGAAGTGGTCACACTCATTCCGGCACTCAGGGCATTTGCCCGCACCTTTTACCGGTCGTCCGCGGATGCGGACGATCTCGTGCAGGAAACGCTTGTCAGGGCGCTTGGCAATATCGAACAGTTCAAACAGGGCACGAGGATGAAATCCTGGCTGTTCACGATCATGCGCAATGCCTTCTGCACACGCTTCCGCCTCAGACAGCGCGAGACGCTCGGTTCGGAGGAATGCGCTTCGTCGCAGGGCAGCGTGCCGGCCGATCAGGAATGGCATCTGCGCGGCCATGAGTTGGAGGCTGCCTGCGGACACCTGCCGGAGCCTTACCGCGCTGCCTTCGCCTTCATCTTCGTGGATGGGCGCTCCTATGAGGAAGCGGCAGACCATTTCCATTGTCCGATCGGCACTATCAAGAGCCGGGTGAACCGCGCCCGCCACCGCATTGCGGACGATATCGGCTATCATCATTAG
- a CDS encoding Crp/Fnr family transcriptional regulator, with translation MDKALYAAGDNILLARMDEEARRHLAPHLEPLVLPRGFALSTSGHEVKYCYFIEDGIASIIARSAADRSSEVGIVGREGIVPLTPILDSTHATFDIFMQLEGRGSRIALEPLQEALKAVPSLRRLLNRYVQTFIVQAAFTSLANANQSIEPRLARWILMCHDRIDGDHIGLTHEFLALMLSVRRASITNALHDLEGRLLIWSERSMVTVRNRAGLEEFAGDSYGRAEREYRRLIGELKQPDTV, from the coding sequence ATGGACAAGGCGCTTTACGCGGCGGGCGACAATATATTGCTCGCAAGGATGGACGAGGAGGCGAGACGGCATCTGGCCCCTCACCTGGAGCCGCTTGTCCTGCCGCGGGGCTTTGCGCTGTCGACATCAGGCCATGAGGTGAAATATTGTTATTTCATCGAGGACGGCATCGCCTCGATCATCGCGAGATCGGCGGCCGACCGATCGAGCGAGGTCGGCATCGTCGGGCGCGAAGGCATCGTGCCGCTGACGCCGATCCTCGACAGCACGCATGCGACCTTCGACATTTTCATGCAGCTGGAAGGGCGTGGTTCGCGCATCGCCCTGGAGCCGCTGCAGGAAGCGCTGAAGGCCGTACCGTCTCTGCGCCGGCTCCTGAACCGCTATGTCCAGACGTTCATCGTCCAGGCGGCTTTCACCTCGCTTGCCAATGCCAATCAATCCATCGAGCCGCGGCTGGCGCGCTGGATCCTGATGTGCCACGACCGCATCGACGGCGACCACATCGGCCTGACGCACGAGTTCCTGGCCCTCATGCTGTCGGTCCGCCGTGCCAGCATCACCAACGCGCTGCATGATCTGGAAGGCAGGCTGCTCATCTGGTCGGAGCGCAGCATGGTCACCGTCCGCAATCGGGCGGGCCTCGAAGAATTCGCCGGCGATTCCTACGGTCGTGCAGAGCGGGAATATCGCCGGCTGATCGGCGAACTCAAGCAGCCGGACACCGTCTAG
- a CDS encoding AAA family ATPase, with the protein MTGIFLLLIGFPGTGKLTIASKLAPHYRAKIIDNHWVNNPVMGVLDHDLTKPLPSEIWEQTGRVRQTVLDTIVAFSAPSANFIFTHAGVHGDERSHRTFRQIADAAGQRGSLLVPVRLLCETEELSRRVAMPERRERLKSVNAEASKERSRTLQVLDPEHANTLNLDVTAMSAEEGAEAIRRHLSVVSGRAGGPVS; encoded by the coding sequence ATGACCGGCATTTTCCTCCTGCTCATCGGCTTTCCCGGTACCGGCAAGCTCACCATCGCGAGCAAACTCGCCCCGCATTACCGGGCTAAAATCATCGACAATCACTGGGTCAACAATCCGGTGATGGGCGTTCTCGATCATGATCTGACAAAGCCGCTGCCAAGCGAGATCTGGGAGCAGACGGGCAGGGTGCGGCAGACGGTTCTGGATACGATCGTCGCTTTCAGCGCGCCGTCAGCGAATTTCATCTTCACCCATGCCGGCGTTCACGGCGATGAGCGCAGTCACCGCACCTTCCGGCAGATTGCCGATGCTGCCGGGCAGCGCGGGTCGCTGCTGGTACCGGTACGATTGCTTTGCGAGACGGAGGAACTGTCGCGGCGGGTTGCCATGCCGGAGCGGCGCGAGCGGCTGAAATCGGTCAATGCTGAGGCATCAAAGGAGCGCAGCCGGACGCTGCAGGTGCTCGATCCCGAGCATGCGAACACGCTCAACCTCGACGTCACCGCCATGTCTGCAGAGGAGGGCGCCGAGGCGATCCGGCGGCACTTGTCCGTCGTTTCGGGCAGGGCAGGCGGCCCGGTTTCGTGA
- a CDS encoding flagellin has translation MSSIITNNSAIAALQTLRNVNGSLRDTQQRVSSGYRIDKAADNAAYWSIATTMRSDNKALSAVSDALGLGAAKVDTAYTAMSSAIDVVSEIKAKLVAASEKGVDRAKVQEEIDQLQDQLLSIARSASFSGENWMIAIDLTTRSVVSSFVRDGSGNVKVTMTDYVARSSNLLDSNTLFGAWATGGSLENLNEGILGTSAGKLSGQSVYALDITTLTTSGGIGNALQDVEQALGLMVATASELGSLQKRITMQEDFVSTLSDSTDSGVGRLVDADMEAESSRLSALQTQQQLAVQSLSIANSAPQNILSLFRS, from the coding sequence ATGTCGTCGATCATCACGAACAATTCCGCCATTGCCGCACTTCAAACGCTTCGCAACGTGAACGGCAGCCTTCGGGATACGCAGCAGCGCGTCTCCTCGGGCTATCGGATCGACAAGGCAGCCGACAACGCCGCCTACTGGTCGATCGCCACAACCATGCGTTCGGACAACAAGGCGCTCTCGGCGGTTTCGGATGCGCTGGGCCTTGGTGCGGCAAAGGTGGACACTGCTTATACCGCGATGTCGAGCGCCATCGACGTGGTGAGCGAGATCAAGGCGAAGCTCGTCGCCGCTTCGGAGAAGGGCGTCGACAGAGCCAAAGTGCAGGAAGAGATCGATCAGTTACAGGACCAGTTGCTGAGCATTGCCCGGTCGGCCTCATTCTCCGGCGAGAACTGGATGATCGCCATCGACCTGACGACCCGCTCGGTCGTGTCCTCCTTCGTGCGCGACGGCAGCGGCAATGTGAAGGTGACGATGACGGATTATGTCGCCCGAAGCAGCAATCTCCTTGATTCGAATACCCTGTTCGGTGCCTGGGCGACCGGCGGCAGCCTCGAAAATCTCAACGAGGGCATACTCGGCACGAGCGCGGGAAAGTTATCCGGCCAGTCGGTCTACGCACTCGACATCACGACGCTCACCACGTCGGGCGGCATCGGCAACGCGCTGCAGGATGTGGAGCAGGCGTTGGGCCTGATGGTCGCCACGGCTTCCGAGCTCGGCTCGCTGCAGAAGCGCATCACCATGCAGGAGGATTTCGTCTCCACGCTCAGCGATTCCACCGACAGTGGCGTCGGGCGGCTGGTCGATGCCGATATGGAGGCGGAGTCCTCGCGATTGTCGGCGCTGCAGACGCAGCAGCAACTGGCCGTGCAATCGCTTTCCATCGCTAACAGCGCGCCGCAGAACATTCTGTCGCTCTTCCGGAGCTGA